In the Ipomoea triloba cultivar NCNSP0323 chromosome 6, ASM357664v1 genome, one interval contains:
- the LOC116021875 gene encoding GATA transcription factor 9-like, producing the protein METPDFFQPPTHYTSQFTPDKRHPSAAAASDCKNNNAADHFVVEDLLDFPNDDTMLADDAALAAATDSSSATACNSSSFSAATQFAPDIAACRNHLADAPFSGEFFVPYEDVAELEWLSNFVEESFSSEDLQKLQLISGMKAGNEEESSQSQSQTHHFQPEPNPAATFRPEMAAAVPAKARSKRSRAAAPCNWTSRLLVSLSPSTDNATTTTPAISSSSESDMTTSSSGKKTAAPKKKDAAAAAAAVGSNGEGRKCLHCATDKTPQWRTGPMGPKTLCNACGVRYKSGRLVPEYRPAASPTFVLTKHSNSHRKVLEIRRQKELVQAQQHHHQFLHQKMMFDVSNGDDYLIHHQHIGPHFRHLI; encoded by the exons ATGGAAACGCCCGATTTCTTCCAACCCCCCACTCACTACACTTCCCAATTCACCCCCGACAAGCGCCacccctccgccgccgccgcctccgaCTGCAAGAACAATAATGCCGCCGACCATTTCGTCGTCGAAGACCTCCTCGACTTCCCCAACGATGACACCATGCTCGCCGACGACGCTGCTCTCGCTGCCGCCACCGACTCTTCCTCCGCCACCGCCTGCAactcctcctccttctccgcCGCCACTCAATTCGCCCCTGACATTGCCGCCTGCCGCAACCACCTCGCCGACGCTCCCTTCTCCGGCGAATTTTTTGTCCCG TACGAGGATGTTGCGGAGCTTGAGTGGCTATCGAATTTCGTGGAGGAATCATTTTCCAGTGAGGATTTGCAGAAGCTGCAGCTCATTTCGGGAATGAAGGCTGGGAACGAGGAGGAATCATCCCAATCCCAATCCCAAACCCACCATTTCCAGCCCGAACCCAACCCGGCTGCTACTTTCAGGCCCGAGATGGCGGCGGCAGTGCCGGCCAAGGCACGGAGCAAGCGTTCACGCGCCGCCGCGCCATGCAACTGGACGTCCCGCCTCTTGGTGTCCCTGTCACCCTCCACCGACaacgccaccaccaccacccccgCCATCTCGTCATCTTCGGAGTCGGACATGACGACGTCCAGCTCCGGGAAGAAGACGGCGGCTCCGAAGAAGAAggacgccgccgccgccgccgccgccgtggGTAGCAACGGCGAAGGGCGGAAGTGTCTCCACTGCGCAACGGACAAGACGCCGCAATGGCGAACGGGACCCATGGGCCCGAAAACCCTCTGCAATGCGTGCGGGGTTAGGTACAAGTCGGGGAGGCTTGTGCCCGAATACCGGCCCGCGGCCAGCCCGACGTTCGTGCTTACCAAGCACTCCAATTCTCACCGTAAAGTTCTGGAGATTAGAAGGCAAAAGGAGCTTGTTCAGGCCCAACAGCACCACCACCAATTCCTTCATCAGAAGATGATGTTCGACGTATCCAACGGTGACGATTACTTGATTCATCATCAACATATTGGGCCCCATTTCCGGCACTTGATCTAG